The genomic DNA atcacttcccttttttcttctgaatttgaaaatgtttgcttgacgcctgactggcaaaattctgagctttgatttttatccaaaggccgtttactttgactgtaagttttggatttcgcgGTATGCTATTTCTCACGTTCTAAACTGACCGATTAAACCGATTAGGGTTGGATTtaggaaaagtgacgtcatttactcaataGCTTAGAATTTCAGCGTgcaaacgcagcttattatatatgaaaaacacgagtttaaaagtctgaaagccctaAATTTCCGTGCTGCACATTAATTCAGTcgtgtacacacgcattgtTCTCTTAACCTAGTGAGTAtttaacgtcattttctcctcgatccagctctcacAAGATTTCAAAGTGAGTAATATTATTAATGGCGGGGagcattaaataggaaaattccagttaaaataaacaggtatcttcttttaaaaaaagccTTAAGACTTAGGCCACTTACTGTTAAGTTAACATGCTTTTGAAATCCACAGAacaagaagaattgattttttggtcatactACCACTTTAACTTAGCCAATTGACGCCACGGCTAATACGTCACATAACAGATATGTCTAGAAAATGCATCCAATTAGATACACGACGAttttaataagcgtcacgaagtgtcctcttTCCCTTTTTCCAAACTTCAACAACTTTCACCTGATTGCTGGGCAATTTTAATTAATCACAACAACAAACATATGTAAGATGTTACATCATGATGTGAAGAAACATCTAGAGGCACGTGGGAAGCAGACAGGAAAACGAGCACACTGGTAATAAAATCACGGAAAACCGAAGACAAAACGAaataataggtccgcaatgggCACGTGTATACTCTTGGAAGCCTATGATGAAATGATTACCTTAAACATCATTTCGCTCGATCGAGCAATTTTACCCTAGTTATAGTTGTTGGGCTTTACAATCCTAAGAAGAGAATCCTCAAAACATATTCATCTTTGCTTTCGATGGTTGTGCAAACCTTTCCAAACTTACGAAAACATAGACTCCACACGCAAGATGTCCATGTGGCTAGGGTGTGAGATATTCTTAAGTCTAAATACTTACTTCAGATTCTTGCAGCCCGTTTTCCCAGCaatgtttgtatttttttccaatGATCTTTTCACGACAAATGTACCCGCTTTTCACGCTCACAACATCTTTGAGAGTTAATTGTGGAATAAATGACTTGCGTGAAATATCCGAGGAAGATATTGTTGTCGGCCTCTCTATCAAACCAACGTTGCAGGTCATAGATTGCTTGTGATACGACATGCTCGATTCTGACTGACATCTTTCGAGGAATCTGTCAGAATGCCTATTTTCTCGTGTTGGACAGGCAATAATTTGTCTGTATGGCTTTGCTACTccacaaataaatattttagatGATAATTCCTGTGGCTTCGTAGAATTGGACACCATGTTATTAACGATGACGTCACGGACAGATAAGGTGTGGGACACACGAATGGATGGAAGAAATCTACAACAGGAAGAAAATAAAGCCACAAAAATGATATTATTCAGTATTTGTCAACAAGCCCCCCCTCCCCACTCTAATTTCTCGATGGTTTGGCAGAATTCCATAAGCTCCGATGGAAGCGGCTCATCGGTTCTCGACATTACCTATTCCTCGTATTACCGTGTTCCTTGTACCACCCATGATTTTGCATGAAGCACGAGCAATCGTGGGGCGTCGTGGTCGCagaccaatcagaggcgttgTGGTCATCAGGACCAATCTGATTGGGCATAATTTGGCGGAAGCCGTATTCTAAATTAATATACTACGAACACCatcgatctgtggaatgggtcCGAATTATTGAGTGACTGCTCATCTCACTCcagttaaacattttgatgaaagttCTTTCCCACGGTGTGAGCAATAGCCGGCTTTCGCCGTGAAGGTGTACCAGAACAACCACAACATTTTAAGATACGTTTTCAAAAGTAGCAGCCATATTGCtttaaagaaacaattcaaacaataagcacaaaaagaaattaattcTCAAAAGAATCGAATCTTTTATCCTCCCGGCCTCTTGGCTGCCGTTTGTGTTTTCTTCAAACATGGAACCCAGGCTTTGTCTCTTATCCTCTTTCACGGTCAGAGAGAGCCTGGGATCGCAGTTGTGTATTTTtcctccaacatggctgccgtgatgTCAA from Montipora foliosa isolate CH-2021 chromosome 7, ASM3666993v2, whole genome shotgun sequence includes the following:
- the LOC138009506 gene encoding uncharacterized protein isoform X2 is translated as MKERRQEPDLIKACEISPDAMMFVNISDMKDQFQIMFDRFLPSIRVSHTLSVRDVIVNNMVSNSTKPQELSSKIFICGVAKPYRQIIACPTRENRHSDRFLERCQSESSMSYHKQSMTCNVGLIERPTTISSSDISRKSFIPQLTLKDVVSVKSGYICREKIIGKKYKHCWENGLQESEDISYLAERMYSMKWLQDQIPTKIPDMAGCRKLP
- the LOC138009506 gene encoding uncharacterized protein isoform X1, whose protein sequence is MKERRQEPDLIKACEISPDAMMFVNISDMKDQFQIMFDRFLPSIRVSHTLSVRDVIVNNMVSNSTKPQELSSKIFICGVAKPYRQIIACPTRENRHSDRFLERCQSESSMSYHKQSMTCNVGLIERPTTISSSDISRKSFIPQLTLKDVVSVKSGYICREKIIGKKYKHCWENGLQESEEMATRSDTNKNSRHGWMSKASIMRLKRTPHATNCTGYKPNLQKYELNAEQMENDKGAQFLIQPMTITQQSKREIIGIILLLLHF